One part of the Vicia villosa cultivar HV-30 ecotype Madison, WI linkage group LG6, Vvil1.0, whole genome shotgun sequence genome encodes these proteins:
- the LOC131609678 gene encoding ALBINO3-like protein 2, chloroplastic, which yields MATAAVLRSILRRSRSSPLLHLPRALTSHPLPPLHSPSTPHSPTPASLDAFRTRAFSTHSFNDRESETETFGLDSPVHSEILKAVADSAGAGGEDSPVFPIRAVISILESYHDLTGFPWWITIVSSTFALRIVMLFPLVFTLHKLKRIAEFAPKLPPPFPPPFSGKSYMRQMSFFEEKRKAIGCPSYAWPLVPFMVQIPCFFLWMISIRRMSLDDHPGFDCGGALWFQNLSEFSHGYSGFTFPFLMASLHYIIVQVSFKKPLVEETKDIFGLLSTYYKRYLDFLTLPIAFIGFCIPQGSQLYWITNSSLTLVQHFALRNPTILGELGLIDKNRQKAGSEQIGASETPRLQDNSTIAATKENVSPEKNPLDSPEKWHKIPIENMSPVELTTLAVPFLSSNDKESAIPLLKLALDKDPEYLRALVLMGRVLLLKQINDEAVEYFERAISKLSLAGIPTDPEEVDFLILSSQWAGIACERQGKKEEGRVHFERVANMEEPEDPTSKGYYFDGLLLLASTLYDAGQKAEAAKYLRLVVAYNPGYKKFLEKCEQHEDLASDLARSRREF from the exons ATGGCAACTGCGGCGGTGCTCCGTTCCATTCTCCGCCGCTCACGCTCTTCGCCACTCCTCCATCTGCCACGAGCCCTCACATCTCATCCCCTTCCCCCACTCCACTCTCCTTCAACACCTCACTCTCCAACCCCCGCCTCTCTCGACGCGTTCCGCACACGCGCTTTCTCAACTCACTCTTTCAACGACCGCGAATCGGAAACTGAAACGTTCGGTCTCGACTCACCGGTCCACTCCGAGATTCTGAAAGCAGTCGCAGACAGCGCCGGTGCCGGCGGCGAAGATAGCCCTGTTTTCCCCATCCGTGCGGTGATTTCCATCCTTGAATCATACCACGATCTTACTGGATTTCCATG GTGGATAACTATAGTTTCCTCTACTTTCGCTCTCAGAATTGTAATGCTTTTTCCTCTTGTTTTTACACTTCACAAGCTTAAAAGGATTGCAGAGTTTGCACCTAAAT TGCCCCCTCCATTCCCACCACCTTTCTCAGGAAAGAGTTATATGCGACAGATGTCATTCTTCGAGGAGAAGAGAAAAGCAATTGGATGCCCTTCATATGCATGGCCACTAGTACCATTTATGGTTCAG ATTCCCTGCTTTTTCTTGTGGATGATTAGCATAAGGAGGATGTCACTGGATGATCACCCTGGTTTTGATTGT GGCGGTGCTTTATGGTTTCAGAATTTAAGTGAATTCTCTCACGGTTATTCTGGGTTCACCTTTCCTTTTCTGATGGCTAGTTTGCACTACATTATTGTTCAG GTATCCTTTAAGAAACCTTTGGTTGAAGAAACGAAGGACATTTTTGGCTTGTTATCCACT TACTACAAGCGATACTTGGACTTTCTAACACTGCCTATAGCTTTCATTGGCTTTTGTATTCCTCAG GGAAGCCAACTCTATTGGATTACCAATAGTTCATTAACACTAGTTCAG CACTTTGCTCTTAGAAATCCTACTATCCTTGGAGAATTGGGCTTAATTGACAAGAATCGTCAAAAAGCAGGTTCTGAGCAAATTGGTGCTTCTGAAACGCCTCGTTTACAAGACAATAGTACTATAGCAGCTACGAAGGAAAATGTTTCTCCCGAAAAGAACCCGCTGGATTCACCTGAAAAGTGGCATAAAATACCTATAGAGAACATGTCCCCTGTAGAACTAACCACT CTTGCAGTCCCATTTCTATCCAGTAATGATAAAGAAAGTGCAATACCTTTACTAAA ACTAGCACTTGATAAGGACCCTGAATACTTGCGAGCTTTGGTTCTAATGGGACGGGTTCTCTTGCTGAAACAAATAAATGATGAAGCCGTTGAATACTTTGAGCGTGCAATATCAAAG CTTTCACTGGCTGGCATCCCAACTGATCCAGAAGAGGTTGATTTTTTGATTCTTTCATCTCAATGGGCTGGAATTGCCTGTGAACGACAG GGAAAGAAGGAAGAAGGACGGGTACACTTTGAAAGAGTTGCAAATATGGAAGAGCCCGAAGATCCTACTAGCAAAGGCTATTATTTTGATGGGTTGCTGCTGCTTGCCAG CACTTTATATGATGCTGGTCAAAAGGCCGAAGCAGCAAAGTATCTGCGTCTTGTTGTTGCTTATAATCCTGGTTATAAGAAATTCTTGGAAAAATGTGAGCAACATGAAGATTTAGCAAGTGATCTTGCCCGTAGTAGGAGGGAATTCtga